A single region of the Halobacterium wangiae genome encodes:
- a CDS encoding DMT family transporter, translating to MVETAVVALALVPAVLWGFSPVLSKRGMAAGGSSLQASLTVVVVDTSLFAGALLALQGTNAFAAVTPEAAAVFLGAGLVGTALGRLATFTGVDRVGASINSAGISSRPLFATVLAAAFLGQAVEPVVGVGILVLVAGLVVLALSKGGDLSGWDPRDLVFPLAAAFFFGVGNVARAYGLRTFGDVTLLEAVALNEVGALVALVGYGVYAARGDVFSAPRRTYAYFAGSGTLTAVALLALFGALELGRVAVVDPLAATAPLFTTVFAAVLLRDLERVTRGVVVGALLVVVGAAVVVLGSGASAA from the coding sequence ATGGTCGAAACGGCGGTGGTCGCACTCGCACTCGTGCCGGCGGTGCTGTGGGGGTTCAGCCCCGTCCTGTCGAAGCGAGGGATGGCGGCCGGCGGATCCAGCCTGCAGGCGTCACTGACCGTCGTGGTCGTCGACACGAGCCTCTTCGCCGGCGCCCTGCTCGCCCTGCAGGGCACGAATGCGTTCGCCGCCGTCACGCCCGAGGCTGCTGCCGTGTTCCTCGGCGCGGGCCTCGTCGGCACCGCACTGGGTCGGCTCGCGACGTTCACGGGCGTCGACCGGGTCGGCGCCAGCATCAACTCCGCGGGGATCAGTTCGCGGCCGCTGTTCGCCACCGTCCTCGCCGCCGCCTTCCTCGGGCAGGCCGTCGAGCCAGTCGTCGGCGTCGGCATCCTCGTGCTGGTCGCGGGACTGGTCGTGCTCGCACTGTCAAAGGGCGGCGACCTCTCGGGGTGGGACCCGCGGGACCTCGTCTTCCCGCTGGCGGCGGCGTTCTTCTTCGGCGTGGGGAACGTCGCTCGCGCCTACGGCCTCAGGACGTTCGGTGACGTGACGCTGCTGGAGGCTGTCGCACTCAACGAGGTGGGTGCGCTCGTGGCCCTCGTCGGCTACGGGGTGTACGCGGCGCGTGGCGACGTCTTCTCGGCACCGCGGCGGACGTACGCCTACTTCGCGGGCAGCGGGACGCTGACGGCGGTGGCGCTGCTGGCACTGTTCGGGGCGCTGGAACTCGGCCGGGTCGCCGTCGTCGACCCGCTGGCGGCGACGGCGCCGCTGTTCACGACGGTGTTCGCGGCGGTGCTCCTGCGGGACCTCGAGCGCGTCACGCGTGGTGTGGTGGTGGGGGCGCTCCTCGTCGTCGTAGGCGCCGCCGTCGTCGTCCTCGGCAGCGGCGCGAGCGCCGCGTAG
- a CDS encoding M24 family metallopeptidase: MRTAPLDDALADAGADAFVFVGPPGDPLVHYLSGASLPCRAAVVYAGRVAVVPEQLLPDHVSVSADATVLDAEPTPATRLPGLVGDSVLAPRTLPHDAALYLEGDGVDVASTTAHRRARARKTDAELTAIRDAQAAAETGMAAVAALLAGADGDPLVDEEGEVTAERVRRTANAAMARDGAAPETVVGGDGALSATEPVPVRVTPRSGGYHGLLARTFVADSDGGWERRATLACEYAVDAGIDIVEPGETTVAAAESEVLAELGSYGFPPEAGSASVHGVGLDAHEAPTGDATLEAGAVLGVAAELDDEGAVWIADLGVVTESGVERVGEFPRSVVPRADY; encoded by the coding sequence ATGCGGACGGCGCCCCTCGACGACGCGCTCGCCGACGCGGGCGCTGACGCCTTCGTCTTCGTCGGTCCACCCGGCGACCCGCTCGTCCACTACCTGAGCGGCGCCTCCCTCCCGTGTCGCGCGGCGGTCGTCTACGCGGGCCGCGTCGCCGTAGTTCCCGAGCAACTGCTCCCCGACCACGTCTCCGTCAGCGCGGACGCGACCGTCCTCGACGCCGAACCGACGCCCGCCACGCGTCTCCCCGGCCTCGTCGGCGACTCCGTACTCGCACCGCGGACGCTCCCCCACGACGCCGCGCTCTACCTGGAGGGGGACGGCGTCGACGTGGCGTCGACCACCGCCCACCGGCGCGCGAGAGCCCGGAAGACGGACGCCGAACTGACCGCTATTCGAGACGCGCAGGCCGCCGCCGAGACGGGGATGGCTGCCGTCGCGGCGCTACTCGCCGGCGCGGACGGCGACCCGCTGGTCGATGAGGAGGGCGAGGTGACTGCCGAGCGCGTGCGCCGCACCGCCAACGCCGCGATGGCCCGGGACGGTGCGGCGCCGGAGACGGTCGTCGGCGGAGACGGCGCGCTCTCGGCGACGGAACCGGTCCCGGTTCGCGTGACGCCGCGCTCCGGCGGCTACCACGGTCTGCTCGCGCGGACGTTCGTCGCGGACAGCGACGGCGGGTGGGAGCGCCGCGCAACGCTCGCCTGCGAGTACGCCGTCGACGCGGGAATCGACATCGTCGAACCGGGCGAGACGACCGTCGCGGCCGCGGAGAGCGAGGTGCTCGCGGAACTCGGGTCGTACGGCTTCCCGCCGGAAGCCGGGAGCGCGAGCGTCCACGGCGTCGGCCTCGACGCGCACGAGGCGCCGACCGGCGACGCCACGCTCGAAGCGGGGGCGGTGCTCGGAGTCGCGGCAGAACTCGACGACGAGGGAGCGGTGTGGATCGCTGACCTCGGCGTCGTCACCGAGTCGGGCGTCGAGCGCGTTGGCGAGTTCCCGCGGTCGGTGGTGCCGCGAGCGGACTACTGA
- a CDS encoding UvrD-helicase domain-containing protein, with protein sequence MTDSEPEVTRLFGGPGSGKTTALLDHVEELLEEDDVTVRDILVVSYTRAAAAEVRDRLAERLDVNPRSLRGNVATMHAKAYELLGLSRGDVVGEDDKEDFCEEYGIPFEDEYASGSRRTARSTTLGNKVIATSQWLQRTRRDVSDWYDVPFRWNDEEVRLPPEIDDNAQTGNKYTPTWPSTDERYDIPEAIRAWRAYKGENELVGFADMLERVKQRSLLPDVDYLVIDEFQDITSLQYDVYEEWRPHMEKVLIAGDDDQVVYAWQGADPELLLNTHVTDDVVLPNSYRLPSQVLQVVQQEISHIETRQEKDLKPRKEGGSVEAIDSPSMLDLVRNVRSTVQQSDDETVMVLFRARYQLFDFVDEFIGEGIPFKALTDQRMWTDRLQQYISAVEALENDDPIDGLQARRLMDMLQDSAFGTRERNDLREAIDEAQGEDTDLTDLTFTAEFIRDYVPFVPGPSAAADMLRKVTRYQRRSIDAYFQGEYRGMDPERVRVGTIHSAKGREADHVFLSTDLTEKVVEQMAATADPEDIPEGVEFTSKTSPVPILTDNERRVFYVGMSRARERLVILQNLIGGAPTLPIDVLLYGEQTGQTLEDALEADTPVQLP encoded by the coding sequence ATGACGGACTCGGAGCCGGAAGTCACGCGGCTGTTCGGTGGTCCGGGGAGCGGGAAGACGACCGCGCTCCTCGACCACGTCGAGGAACTTCTTGAGGAGGACGACGTAACGGTCCGGGACATCCTCGTCGTGTCGTACACACGTGCCGCCGCGGCAGAGGTCCGCGACCGACTCGCGGAGCGACTCGACGTGAACCCGCGGTCGCTGCGGGGCAACGTCGCCACGATGCACGCGAAGGCCTACGAACTGCTCGGGCTCTCGCGTGGCGACGTCGTCGGCGAGGACGACAAGGAGGACTTCTGCGAGGAGTACGGGATCCCCTTCGAGGACGAGTACGCGTCGGGCTCCCGGCGGACCGCTCGTTCGACGACGCTCGGCAACAAGGTCATCGCCACGTCCCAGTGGCTCCAGCGAACCCGACGCGACGTCTCGGACTGGTACGACGTGCCGTTCCGCTGGAACGACGAGGAGGTCCGCCTCCCGCCGGAGATCGACGACAACGCACAGACCGGCAACAAGTACACGCCGACGTGGCCCTCCACGGACGAGCGCTACGACATCCCGGAGGCCATCCGGGCGTGGCGCGCGTACAAGGGCGAGAACGAACTCGTCGGCTTCGCGGACATGCTCGAACGCGTCAAGCAGCGCTCGCTACTCCCGGACGTCGACTACCTCGTCATCGACGAGTTTCAGGACATCACGAGCCTGCAGTACGACGTCTACGAGGAGTGGCGTCCGCACATGGAGAAGGTGCTCATCGCGGGCGACGACGACCAGGTCGTCTACGCGTGGCAGGGTGCGGACCCGGAACTCCTGCTCAACACCCACGTCACCGACGACGTGGTGCTGCCGAACTCCTACCGCCTGCCGTCCCAGGTGCTCCAGGTCGTCCAGCAGGAGATCAGCCACATCGAGACGCGCCAGGAGAAGGACCTCAAACCCCGCAAGGAGGGCGGGAGCGTCGAGGCAATCGACAGCCCGTCGATGCTCGACCTCGTGCGGAACGTCCGCTCGACCGTCCAGCAGTCCGACGACGAGACGGTGATGGTGCTGTTCCGCGCTCGCTACCAGCTGTTCGACTTCGTCGACGAGTTCATCGGCGAGGGCATCCCGTTCAAGGCGCTCACCGACCAGCGCATGTGGACCGACCGGCTCCAGCAGTACATCTCCGCCGTGGAGGCCCTGGAGAACGACGACCCCATCGACGGCCTGCAGGCCCGCCGCCTGATGGACATGCTCCAGGACTCGGCGTTCGGCACCCGCGAGCGCAACGACCTCCGGGAGGCCATCGACGAGGCCCAGGGCGAGGACACTGACCTCACCGACCTCACGTTCACCGCGGAGTTCATCCGCGACTACGTCCCGTTCGTCCCCGGCCCGTCGGCCGCCGCGGACATGCTCCGGAAGGTCACGCGCTACCAGCGCCGCAGCATCGACGCCTACTTCCAGGGCGAGTACCGCGGCATGGACCCCGAGCGCGTACGCGTCGGCACCATCCACTCCGCGAAGGGTCGCGAGGCCGACCACGTCTTCCTCTCGACGGACCTCACGGAGAAGGTCGTCGAGCAGATGGCGGCGACCGCCGACCCCGAGGACATCCCGGAGGGCGTGGAGTTCACGAGCAAGACCAGCCCGGTCCCGATCCTGACGGACAACGAGCGCCGCGTCTTCTACGTCGGCATGAGCCGTGCCCGCGAGCGCCTCGTCATCCTCCAGAACCTCATCGGCGGCGCGCCGACGCTGCCCATCGACGTGCTGCTCTACGGCGAGCAGACCGGCCAGACTCTCGAGGACGCCCTCGAAGCCGACACCCCGGTCCAGCTCCCGTGA
- a CDS encoding DUF7533 family protein — translation MRILDMVTLAVALAFAAPAALFGVETLLAGDLTGLVFLGFAAGILLFERYVTTPTDVPILAVQKTVDAVAEDPEDDGQ, via the coding sequence GTGCGCATCCTCGACATGGTGACCCTCGCCGTCGCGCTGGCGTTCGCCGCCCCGGCCGCGCTGTTCGGCGTCGAGACGCTGCTCGCGGGCGACCTCACCGGCCTGGTGTTCCTCGGGTTCGCCGCCGGCATCCTCCTCTTCGAGCGGTACGTCACGACACCGACGGACGTCCCGATTCTCGCCGTCCAGAAGACCGTCGACGCCGTCGCCGAGGACCCCGAGGACGACGGTCAGTAG
- a CDS encoding DUF7563 family protein — protein sequence MPECQNCDSFVTDAYARVFTPTGQGEPRVCPNCEDKIRDGADVREARSTRRT from the coding sequence ATGCCGGAGTGCCAGAACTGCGATTCCTTCGTGACAGACGCCTACGCGCGAGTGTTCACGCCGACCGGCCAGGGCGAACCTCGCGTCTGCCCGAACTGCGAGGACAAGATCCGGGACGGTGCGGACGTCCGCGAGGCGCGGTCGACGCGCCGGACCTGA
- a CDS encoding HVO_0416 family zinc finger protein, with amino-acid sequence MSSASTPDDDSLLDDFLEQRGHETATWERNYNKKQCPECSGLHDVDATDCGVCGWSP; translated from the coding sequence ATGTCGAGCGCATCGACTCCGGACGACGACTCCCTTCTGGACGACTTCCTCGAACAGCGCGGTCACGAGACGGCGACCTGGGAGCGAAACTACAACAAGAAGCAGTGTCCGGAGTGCAGTGGTCTCCACGACGTAGACGCGACAGACTGTGGCGTCTGTGGGTGGTCGCCGTAA